From the Lathyrus oleraceus cultivar Zhongwan6 chromosome 4, CAAS_Psat_ZW6_1.0, whole genome shotgun sequence genome, one window contains:
- the LOC127137174 gene encoding uncharacterized protein LOC127137174 gives MAGRNAGRNDEALAAAMQAMAQAFQNPPNADENVGSRSLATFQRENPPTFLGRYDPEGALAWLKEIERIFRVMDCTLVQKIRYGTHKLSGEVDDWWVDTRLRLETAGEEITREVFRREFLRKYYPEDVRGKKEIEFLELKQGNLSVTEYAAKFTELAKFYHHYDGANAEFSKCIKFENGLHPEIKKAVGYQKIHVFADLIDSCRIFEEDNNTHYKILSEKRGRGQHSRGKPYETPVGKGKQKVIPGRRTSGGDAPANVICFKCGKSGHKSNVCRLGETRCFRCGIPGHAARDCKQKDVVCFNCGEGGHISAKCQKPKRGQESGKVFALSGTQTTNEDGLVRGTCFINSIPLITIIDTGATHCFVAADCVERLGISLSSLGRDMIVEVPAKGTVSTSLVCKSCPLSIFGKDFVVDLVCLPLVGLDVVLGMDWLKSNYVHINCYNNTVRFSSAEEEGRTELLSKKQLKEFIEEDALVFLLMASLSVESQAVIVNLPVVCNFPEVFPDEIPSAPPEREVEFTIDLVPGTRPISMAPYRMSASELAELKSQLEDLLERKFVRPSVSPWGAPILLVKKKRRKHATLY, from the coding sequence GCTGACGAGAACGTGGGGTCTCGTAGTCTGGCAACGTTTCAGAGGGAGAACCCGCCTACTTTTCTGGGTAGGTATGATCCTGAAGGAGCCTTGGcttggttgaaggagattgaaagaatcttcagagtgaTGGATTGCACTCTTGTGCAAAAGATCCGTTATGGAACTCATAAGCTGTCAGGTGAAGTCGATGATTGGTGGGTGGACACTCGTCTAAGGTTGGAAACTGCGGGCGAGGAGATTACTCGGGAAGTGTTTCGTAGagaatttctgaggaagtattatccagaAGATGTGCGAGGAAAGAAAGAGATTGAATTCCTCGAGTTGAAGCAAGGGAACTTGTCAGTcacggagtatgctgctaagttcactgAATTGGCTAAGTTCTATCATCACTATGATGGAGCCAATGCCGAATTCTCtaagtgcatcaagtttgaaaatggattgcATCCGGAAATTAAGAAAGCTGTGGGATATCAAAAGATTCACGTCTTTGCGGATCTGATTGATAGTTGTAGAATCTTTGAAGAGGACAACAATACACACTATAAGATCTTGTCTGAGAAGAGAGGAAGGGGCCAACACAGCCGTGGTAAGCCATATGAAACTCCGGTTGGAAAAGGGAAACAGAAAGTGATTCCGGGTCGAAGAACAAGTGGGGGAGATGCTCCTGCTAATGTTATCTGTTTCAAGTGTGGAAAGTCGGGTCACAAGAGTAATGTGTGTAGGCTTGGTGAAACGAGATGTTTCCGTTGTGGTATACCGGGACATGCGGCTCGTGATTGTAAGCAGAAGGATGTTGTTTGCTTTAACTGTGGGGAAGGAGGACATATCAGTGCTAAATGTCAGAAGCCAAAGAGGGGACAAGAGAGTGGTAAAGTGTTTGCTTTGTCGGGAACTCAGACTACAAATGAAGATGGACTTGTTCGAGGTACTTGTTTCATTAATAGCAttcctttaattactattattgataccggtgccACACACTGTTTTGTTGCTGCGGATTGTGTTGAAAGATTGGGTATTTCTTTGTCTTCCTTGGGTAGAGATATGATTGTTGAGGTTCCCGCTAAGGGAACGGTATCTACGTCTCTTGTGTGTAAGAGTTGCCCCTTGTCAATATTTGGTAAAGATTTTGTAGTTGATCTTGTTTGTTTACCGCTTGTCGGGTTGGATGTAGTATTGGGTATGGACTGGTTGAAATCCAACTATGttcatattaattgctacaaCAACACTGTGAGGTTTTCTTCTGCCGAAGAAGAGGGAAGAACAGAATTGTTATCCAAGAAACAATTGAAGGAGTTCATAGAAGAAGACGCGTTGGTGTTCTTGTTGATGGCAAGCTTGTCTGTGGAGAGTCAGGCTGTAATTGTGAACTTGCCGGTGGTGTGCAATTTCCCTGAAGTTTTCCCCGATGAGATTCCTAGTGCACCGCCAGAAAGAGAAGTTGAGTTCACTATTGACCTTGTACCTGGTACTAGACCCATCTCTATGGCGCCGTATAGGATGTCAGCATCAGAGTTGGCTGAACTGAAGAGTCAGCTAGAGGATTTGCTTGAAAGGAAGTTTGTGAGACCTAGTGTATCACCTTGGGGAGCTCCAATTTTGCTGGTGAAAAAAAAAAGACGGAAGCATGCGactttgtattga